CGCCGGAGGACGACGCTTCGCCGGAGGAAGGATGATTCGCCTGATCTTCACCGTCGTGCTCGCCGCTGCGTTCCGGACCGGGCCATCGGAGGTGGCGGCGCAGACACGGCCGCCCCCCGTCTATGAGCGGGAGGTCTTCACGTACCCCGTCTTCAACCGACGCGACCCGTTCCAGCCGCTTCACCTCGATACGCAGGCGGGGCCCCGTTTCGGAGACCTTACCCTGGTCGGCGTGCTGTACAACCCGCGACTCGGAAGCGTGGCGATTCTGACCGATCGATCGACGGCCCGGCGATACCGAGCCCGCGAACGCGATGTCATCGGCACCGCCCGCGTCGTGCGGATTCGCATGGAGGAGGTGGATTTCGTGATCACGAGCTTCGGGGTCAGCCGTCAGGAGACGCTCCGGGCAAGGCGTGAAAGGGGGACAGGCGGATGATCTCGCGGGCCTTTCTGGCGTTCGCCGTGGCGGTCGCGACGGCGTCCCCAACCGAGATGCGGGAAGTAAGGATCGCTTCCGAGGGGACGGAAACCGAGATCACGGTGGTCGTCGGCGGACCGGCCACGCCCCGCCACATGATGCTCGCCAATCCTCCGAGGCTGCTTCTGGACATAAGGGGAGTGGATCGCGGACTGGCCCGCCGCCACTACGATCGAATCAACCGCGGCGGAGTTCTCGGGATGCGTTCGACCCAGTTCCGGCCCGGGACGGTGCGGCTCGTGTTCGACCTCGATCGGGAAACCGCCTACCGCGTGACCGCGGACTCCCGTGCGGTTCGCGTGACCTTCCAGAACCCCGGCCCGCCATTTCCTCCCTGGTCCACGACGGATGCCCGGGCGGCTGCTGCGACGGATGCTCGGGGGGCTGCCGCGACGGAGACCCGAGGGGATGCTGCGCCGTTGCCCGCAGTCCAGGAGACCGAACCGCGCATCTCGGTGGTGTACGACAGCGCCAGCATGCTCGATGTCCTCGCCGGTTTCTCGGAGTTCGCGGACATCTCGGTGGTCCCGAACGGCGAGGTCGCGTCCGTCGTCGTTCGAGGCATCGACATCCGGGATCAGCCGTGGGATGTGGCACTGAACGCGATCCTGTCGGCTCAGAACCTCGGCTGGCACAGGACCGACAGCGGGATCATCGTCGTCGACTGGCTGGAGAACCTTCAGGCGCGGGATCAACTGCTCAGCGAAACGCGCGTGATCCGGGTCAACTATGCGCGTGCGGATTCGGTCGCCGAGACGCTCCGACACCTGGCCACGCCCGACCGCGGCCAGGTGGTGTCGTTCTCCGGCAGCAACACCGTCATCGTGACCGACGCACCGTCTGTCGTCGCGCGGATGGACACGATCATCGCGGCACTGGACCGGCGTCTCCCCCAGGTCGCGATCGAGGCGAAGATCGTGTTCGTCGATCGGACGGACGTACAGCAACTGGGGATTGTGTACGACCTGAAGGAACGGAACGGCGGTTTCGTCGAGCAGGGACTCAACGACTTGATCGCCGCCCCCGACCCTGATCAGCCGCCCCAGCTCGTCGATCTGAACGGCGACGGCACGCCCGACGAAGCCTTTGTGCGGCGGACGAACGAAACGCTCGTGAATCTGGGGGGCTCCGCGGTCGCGGCGCTGGCGAACGCGAACGATCGGCCGATCGGACCGGCGCTT
The DNA window shown above is from Candidatus Palauibacter soopunensis and carries:
- a CDS encoding secretin N-terminal domain-containing protein — its product is MISRAFLAFAVAVATASPTEMREVRIASEGTETEITVVVGGPATPRHMMLANPPRLLLDIRGVDRGLARRHYDRINRGGVLGMRSTQFRPGTVRLVFDLDRETAYRVTADSRAVRVTFQNPGPPFPPWSTTDARAAAATDARGAAATETRGDAAPLPAVQETEPRISVVYDSASMLDVLAGFSEFADISVVPNGEVASVVVRGIDIRDQPWDVALNAILSAQNLGWHRTDSGIIVVDWLENLQARDQLLSETRVIRVNYARADSVAETLRHLATPDRGQVVSFSGSNTVIVTDAPSVVARMDTIIAALDRRLPQVAIEAKIVFVDRTDVQQLGIVYDLKERNGGFVEQGLNDLIAAPDPDQPPQLVDLNGDGTPDEAFVRRTNETLVNLGGSAVAALANANDRPIGPALQILTAVAFGDFSLFAFLEALESHQLSDVQAAPSIQVVDHAHARIQVGERTPIRVLEPGAQTENARVNVEFEDTGIILDVVPHVTNNDQIRLELMAERSGLKLGLSDVGFVFEKQIGETTLLLEDGETAVIGGLTLSEVSRSRSGIPGLMNLPLLGTLFRSTKENEVKQDLIILVTPHIIRSGPEGS